Below is a window of Hydrogenimonas sp. DNA.
CCTGGTGATCTCTACGGATTTTACCCCTACACCACCAATTCCATCTGCCTCTCCCAGACTCTAGCCACACAGTTTCAAATGCAGTTCCACGGTTAAGCCGTGGGCTTTCACATCTGACTTATGAAGCCGCCTACGCGTCCTTTACGCCCAGTGATTCCGAGTAACGCTTGCACCCTCCGTATTACCGCGGCTGCTGGCACGGAGTTAGCCGGTGCTTATTCCTGCCATACCGTCATCATCTTCCGGCAGAAAAGGAGTTTACACACCGAAATGCGTCATCCTCCACGCGGCGTTGCTGCATCAGGGTTTCCCCCATTGTGCAATATTCCCCACTGCTGCCTCCCGTAGGAGTCTGGACCGTGTCTCAGTTCCAGTGTGGCTGATCATCCTCTCAGACCAGCTACGCGTCATAGCCTTGGTGAGCCGTTACCTCACCAACTAGCTGATACGATACAGGCCAATCCCTCGGCAGAATAAACCGTTTCCCTTTCACACTTCTGTATGAAAGGCATATGGGGTATTAGCGGCCGTTTCCAGCCGTTATCCCCCTCCGAGGGGCATGTTACCTATACATTACTCACCCGTGCGCCACTTAGCTGACATCTGAATCCCCCGAAGGTTCATCAGACCGTTCTCGTTCGACTTGCATGTGTTAAGCACGCCGCCAGCGTTCACTCTGAGCCAGGATCAAACTCTCCATAAATGAATTGTTCGTCCTTGTCGACTAACTGCACCTTTTTTATTAAAAAAAGTGCAAAAAAATCACTCAAAGGTTGTTACTTATCTCTTACTCGGTTGTCAAAGATCTCGTCTTTTTAAAAACGCCTACAAACTCTCTGAAGCTCTCAACTCAAGCGCTTCCTGTTTGTGGACGGGAATTATAGCACCTTGCAATTCGGTTGTCAAGTGGTTTTTGGCGATTTGGGCGAAAATTTTGGAAAATTTGAATTTGGAGCATTGTATGTAATATAATGAAAAGTTAGTGATTTTCTTCCGTGTGCTGCATATGCCTAAAGAGCCTCGACACGGTAGCCACACTGACCGCCAGAAGTTTTTTTGACTACTATGCTATCTCTTAAGTACGGTTCTTACAAATTTTGACAAGGTCAGTCGTTAATAGCGGTCATATGAACATAGCCTGTTTCAGACTCGATCGATATGGTGAAGTCACCGTCACTCGATAAAAAAGTGATATCGCACCTTCCGGTCATAACATCATACGGTGATACGCCGAGTGTGCTTGCATAAGGCCGGCCGATATTGTCGAAAGCTATATACTGGTTATCTCCGCAACTGTCGCTGAACTCTATATTTTCTATCTGATATTTATCGCTTATCAGAATCTCACTGCTCTCATCTTCCTGGAGGGTGCATGTGTTGGATACGAACATTCTCCTGCCGTCGGCCGGATTTATAGCCGATCCGGCTTTGTCCACTCCGTCATTCTTGTTCGAGTCGTAACCGACAACATAGTACCAGCCGTTGTTATCTTCGCATCTTCTAAAAGATATCTGCCATCTCATTTTATACCATTGGCTGTCAGTCGGGTTGAATTTGTCATCGATCATGGCAAGATGTTGTGTATATCTGATGTGGGAAACTATCTGATCGGCGGCTTCGCGAAGCCTGCTGTCGGCAAATCGTGGAACAAGAACCATCGCAATTATAGCACCCGCTACCATTACGATGACGAGCTCGATTATTGTGAAAGCTTTTTTCATGGAGGGCACCTCGAGTATAACCGGTTTTTACCGATTATACCACAAGGTGAAGTTGCGAAGCGGTTACTGAATCTTTTCAGCCTTCTCCACATCGTAGAGAATATCGTCGAACGGATGGCGATACATCGGCATAGCCAGACGTTTTTCATCCAGAACGTGACCGATGAAGCCGATTGTACGTCCGAGAATAAAGAACGAGTTGAGCGTACCGCTTTCGATAAACTCATCGATCTCCTGCTCGCTGTAACCGAGGGCGCGCCACATATCTACCATCAGAATACCGATAGTTCCGTCGACATTCAGGATGAGATTGTCCTTTTTGGAAGTGGTCAACTGCTCAACTGTCAAAGCGTAATCGAGAAGAGGTGTACTCGGGAAGTACTCTTTAGCGAACTTTTTGAGACCTTCGACACGCTTGTCCGGGTTTCTCAGTGACTTGATTCGGTGTCCGATTCCGGGGATAGGCACACCCTCTTTTTTCATATATGCCAGGAACTCCTGCGGAGTCATATTGTTGTCGTTGGCATATTTGAAATATTTCGCGGCACCGTCTATTGCGCCTCCGAATCTCGGGCCGATTGTAAGAAGCCCCGTAACAAGAGACTCTACGACAGATTTTCCTGCACGTGCCGTAACTTTGGCATTGTGTGCACCGGATACCGCAGGTCCATGGTCCGCAACAGTTTTGAGAACTGTTTCGATGAAGTCCGTAGCCCATTTCGGATACTGCTTCTTGAACCAAAGAAGGCTGATGACATCTCCGATTCCCTTGCCTGTATCGGGAGTGGCGACGGAGCTGATCGGGAATCCTGCGTATGTAGCCTCTTCACCGCGGTCGTCGCTTATAGTACAGATGAAGTTCTTGGGCTTGCGGTTCTTTGGAATGGTTCTTACTTCAGGCTCCTCTATTTCGGAAATGACTCCCTCTTTTTTGAGGTCGGTATATACCTGGTGAATCATTTGGGGAAGATCGTTGAAGCTGTTTGGCACATGTATTCCCGCTTCTCGCATTGCGGCGTTTTTGGCCTCTGCGGTTTCACGCTCCGCATTGGCACTCGCGCCGGCATGGCCGAACTGTACTCCGCTGCTGAAGTGTTTGGCGATCGTTCCGATACACCATGCGATGATCGGTTTTTTTATCTTGCCGCTTTTGACAGCCTCGATAACCTTGTACTCTTCGGTTCCGCCGACCTCTCCGAGGAGAATCATATATTTGACATCCGGATTCTCTTCCATTCTTAGAAGGTTGTCGATGAATACAGAGCCGACGAACCTGTCACCGCCTATCGCAACACCTTCGGCAACACCGTCCGCGTTGAGTGAGATGATATTACAAAGCTCGTTGAAGAGACCGCCTGAGCGTGTAACGAGTCCGGCACTTCCGGCTCTGTGGAGCTTCGATTTTATGATATTCTCGATAGTGCCGCCGATATTGGCGATCTTGAAGGCTCCGGGAGTGATCGCACCGACCGTGGCCGGTCCTATTACAAGTATCCCGTTGTCTCTTGCCGCCTGATTCATCTTCCTCGCGAGTCTTTCCGGGATACCCTCCGCCGTTACCATTATGGTTTTGAACTGGTCTCCCATATTGATGGCTTCCATCGAGACATCGTATGCGGTACGGAACGATGCGAAGTTGAGAAGAACGTCCGCATTTTTGTGTTCACTGACCGCATCCGCGGTGTTGCGATACAGCGGTACCATTATCTCATCCGGTCCGTAAAAGAACTTCTCAAACTTGTTTGAGCTTGTCGGTGCGACTATAGCCGCTACAGATGGTTTCTCACGCCCTATCACATAGTCGTAATCGAGCATTCTCTGAATAGCGCTCTTGTTGTTGTTCCAGAAAATCGCCTGTGTATCTTTTGTAAAAAGTCTGCTGCTCATCGTCTTACTCCCTTACTTCTCAAGTGCCATACGTACGATATCGGTAACGTGTGTTTCCGGTCCGTAGACTTCCATATAGAGGCCGAGTCTTTCAGCCGCCTCTTTGATGTCTTTAAGACCCTTTTCATAGTTGGGTCCGCCTCGTCGTACATAGATTTTGGTTTTGTGCTCTTTGAGTTTGTCGGCATACTTCTCAAGTGCCTTGATGATTCCTGTAAAGGTCTTTGCGACATCGGTGAAGTTCGCTATCGCCCCGCCGATTATGAGAATCTTTCCTCGCGGATCTTCATATCTTGTCATGAGATCGAAGATCGTTTCTGCGTAGAACTGTGTTTCGCTCTCTGTCGGCCCTCCGGAGTACTCTCCGTAGTTTGCCAGATCTTTTACACCAGCAAGGTCGGCGATTGTGTCTGCATAGACGACGGATGCGCCGCCTCCTGCGACCATGGTCCAGATGCGTCCCTCTGGATTGAGAATGGTCAGCTTGAGAGAAGCACCCGATTTCGCGTCGGCTTCCGCTATCGCTTTCTCCTCCGGAGACATATCTTCCATACCGAAAGGTGTCGGGAACTCTATATCGCCCCATTTATCTTTCATCAAGAAACCGGCCGTATCGTCAAGTCTGGCAACAAGATCGAGTATATGCATATCGTTTCCGATCATGACGATCGGGTTTATCTCCAGGTATGCGAAGTTTAGATCACGGTAAAATTTGAAAAACTGGATTGCGAATGATCCGAATCTCTCTTTGGCTTCGTCGGGGATTCCTTCGGGAACGTTCGCTCTGACGGCTCTCTCCATCTCATCGTCCGTCATATTGATCGGAATACGAACCTCGTTAACCTTCTCCTCCCAGCCCTCTTCGACTTCCATACCGCCTTCGGCCGACATATAAAGAACGTCGTCATCATCTACGACAGTGGCGGAGATGTAGTACTCCTGCTCCTGTGTATGGGGAGTGAACGGCTCTACAATGAAGTGAGTCAGCATCCCTTTCTGCCCCGTAAGAAGTGTAACTTCGTGGCTCTGTTTCTCTTCTATCCATTTGGCCGCATCTTCGAGTGTGACATCACCCGGCTTGTTGACTTTGAAAAGGACGAGATCGTTCTTTCCTCTCTTTCCGAAAAGCATATCCGGCTTTGCCACCAGCGGCTCCTGGTTCAACCACTCGAAACCGTGCTCTTTGGCTTTTTCGCGAAGCTCGTCCGCGCTGGTTACAAGAACCGACTTGAAACTGTAGTGAAAGCCGCTGAAATAGTCATTCCAGTGCTTGGCGAAAATGGCTTTGCCGTCATACTCACGTATCGCTCTTTGAGCCATCATAACTCCTTATGATTTTTATTGGACAAGTCTACCATTATTTTTTCAAACTGTTACTTATTTAAATATATATTCTCTCTCAATTTTGATAACTGTTTATTTTTGAAACATAACAGCTTTTCAGTTCCCTGTTTCTGTATCGAATCGAAACTTTTTCACACCCTTTGCACCGTTTTTCTTCAAGAGTATACCCGTTGTCGGAACCTATACCGTAGTATCTCAATTGATAGGCCAGATCGCTCTTGCCGACACTTATATTCTCAATTCCGGCACTCTTCAGAGCCTGTGCGCACCAGTAGGGGAAATAGAAGGGTGCGGCAAAATGTCTCTCCGGCTCCTTCATCAGGAGGAAAAAAGGTTTGTGAAAAAGCAAGACAGCAGTATTCAGAGCCAACATACCGAGTACCGCGGCCGCCAGATAGAGATAACGCCTTCTAAACTGCGGCAGACGTACCCTATATGTCTGAAAAAAGAGTTTGACCATCAGCGGTACGGCCACAACTACATATGGAGCGAAATCCTGGATCGGAATTTTTTGGCGGATAGAAAAGAGCAGTGAAACGAGCATGACCGTGAAACTCACGAACCAAATTATGCTCTTCTCACCTTTCAAAAGAATCCTGTACATGGCATAGAAAAAGTAGAGAAAAAGAAGCGGTGAGAATATCGCGGCGTAGAGGCCTATTGTATCCGCAAAGTAGTTTTTCGGTTTTCCCTGTACGTTGAAGCCGTATTTCCATAGTGCAAATGCGAACAGAAGGGAGACCCAGGCCAGAAAGTCTCTCTCGCGGCGGAAAAGAGCATAAAGGAGCAGTGCGGAGTATAGTACGACAGAGCTTCTATCTATAAGCACGAATAGAGGCAGCAGAGCCATTGCCGCTACCCTCTTCCCCCTTAGCCACAGAATGAGAAAGAGTTGGTAGAGAGCCAGTATCATACCTGTAGATGAGGCCAGAACCGCGGAGCTAACGATCCCCGGAAGAAAGAGATATATCAGTACAGAAATTATTACCGATACCTCCTCTTTCAGCAACATCAGGCTGAGTTGATAGAAGAGGTAGAGGTTTATCAGATGGATAAAGAGAAAAGGGAGTCTGATATCGAGAAATCCGCTGTCGGGGAAAAGAGTTTTTCCAAGATGCATCAAATATGAGACCGGACCGCTGTCGGCATAGAAGATTTTCGCTTCGGCCGGGCCTATCGGAAGACCCCATGCGACCCATAGCAGTACCAGTATATGGAGTGTGAGAATCAGTGTAACTGCGACTCTGATCCTGATCATGTTTACAGTTTCAGGAAATTGTCCAGCATGAGATGTCCGTGTTCACTCATGATCGACTCGGGGTGGAACTGGACGCCGTACACATGAAGACCCGGGATCTGCAGCGCCATGATCTCATGATCGTCATGGCTATACGCGGTTGCCACCACTCTTTCCGGGAGAGTCTCTTTTTCCACGACGAGCGAATGGTAGCGTGTGGCGGTAAAGGTATCCGGCATAGAGTTGAATATCGGGGACTCTATATGCACCTCCATCATCGAAGTTTTGCCGTGCATGAGATTTTTTGCCCTGACCACCTTTGCACCGAAAGCCTGTGCTATCGTCTGATGACCGAGACAGATGCCGAATATCGGGGTATCCTTGTGGAAAGTCTCTACCACCTCAAGGCTCACACCCGCCTCGTCAGGCGTAGCCGGACCGGGAGAGATGATGATCTTTTCCGGCTTCAGCCTTCTGATCTCCTCCACACTCATCTCATCGTTTCTGATTATCTTCAGTTCGGCTCCCAGTTCAAGACAGTACTGGACTATATTGTATGTGAAGCTGTCGTAATTGTCTATCATTAAAACCATAATATTTCGCCTTTGGCTGTTACTTACTGACTAATGTTACGCAAAGCTCTAGCAGATCCCCAACCTTGGCGGGAACCTCTCCCACACACCTTTGAAGCTACGAAATCATAGATTTAGAGATGATCTTGCGCACTTTTGACAAAACCTCTTCAGGTATATTGCTCACTGACCTTACGCAAAATTTGTCAGCCCCGGGATTTGAGCTGAAAAATATTGTTCAAAAAACCGTGCTTGCCCGTCAGGCGCCGGAGGCGTTAGCGGTTTTTAGATATTTTGCAGCGTCCCGCAGGGCAAATCCCGCTCGGCGTGCGGATTTTGCGTAAAGTCAGTTACTCAGAGTTATTATAACGTTTCAACTCTTCATTCCAGAAAAAGTCTATCCACCCGTCGGCCCTTTTTAGGGTGTAGTCGGGCTGAAATTTCGCTTCAGGCTTGAAAAACATAGTTGCCGTCTTGAAATATTTCTCAGGATATTCGTTCTGCAGTCTCTTCATTACGGCTGCAAGTGTCTCTCCGCTGTCGGCAATGTCATCGACTACGAGTATTCTTTTGCAACCGCTCAGATCCGGTATATTGAAAACTTTCGTCTCCGGAAGCTTCCTCGTATCTTCGTAGCCTATCGCATTGATGACGAAAACGTTACGGATATTCCAGTACTCTCCGAGCATGTGCGCCATAGTCATTCCGCCGCGAGCTACAGCGACGACGGCATCGAACTTTTCCTCTATGGAGTCGGCCAGCTCGTGCAGATCTTTCGCGAAGGTGTCGAAATCGTACTCTATACGCTTCATCACCATACTTTCAGCTCATTGTAGAGGCTGTCGCGTTCTACCGGAATGAAGCCGCTGT
It encodes the following:
- a CDS encoding putative nucleotide phosphoribosyltransferase, whose translation is MVMKRIEYDFDTFAKDLHELADSIEEKFDAVVAVARGGMTMAHMLGEYWNIRNVFVINAIGYEDTRKLPETKVFNIPDLSGCKRILVVDDIADSGETLAAVMKRLQNEYPEKYFKTATMFFKPEAKFQPDYTLKRADGWIDFFWNEELKRYNNSE
- a CDS encoding putative periplasmic ATP /GTP-binding protein — its product is MKKAFTIIELVIVMVAGAIIAMVLVPRFADSRLREAADQIVSHIRYTQHLAMIDDKFNPTDSQWYKMRWQISFRRCEDNNGWYYVVGYDSNKNDGVDKAGSAINPADGRRMFVSNTCTLQEDESSEILISDKYQIENIEFSDSCGDNQYIAFDNIGRPYASTLGVSPYDVMTGRCDITFLSSDGDFTISIESETGYVHMTAIND
- a CDS encoding ATP-citrate (pro-S-)-lyase, subunit 1 produces the protein MAQRAIREYDGKAIFAKHWNDYFSGFHYSFKSVLVTSADELREKAKEHGFEWLNQEPLVAKPDMLFGKRGKNDLVLFKVNKPGDVTLEDAAKWIEEKQSHEVTLLTGQKGMLTHFIVEPFTPHTQEQEYYISATVVDDDDVLYMSAEGGMEVEEGWEEKVNEVRIPINMTDDEMERAVRANVPEGIPDEAKERFGSFAIQFFKFYRDLNFAYLEINPIVMIGNDMHILDLVARLDDTAGFLMKDKWGDIEFPTPFGMEDMSPEEKAIAEADAKSGASLKLTILNPEGRIWTMVAGGGASVVYADTIADLAGVKDLANYGEYSGGPTESETQFYAETIFDLMTRYEDPRGKILIIGGAIANFTDVAKTFTGIIKALEKYADKLKEHKTKIYVRRGGPNYEKGLKDIKEAAERLGLYMEVYGPETHVTDIVRMALEK
- a CDS encoding ATP-citrate (pro-S-)-lyase, subunit 2, whose product is MSSRLFTKDTQAIFWNNNKSAIQRMLDYDYVIGREKPSVAAIVAPTSSNKFEKFFYGPDEIMVPLYRNTADAVSEHKNADVLLNFASFRTAYDVSMEAINMGDQFKTIMVTAEGIPERLARKMNQAARDNGILVIGPATVGAITPGAFKIANIGGTIENIIKSKLHRAGSAGLVTRSGGLFNELCNIISLNADGVAEGVAIGGDRFVGSVFIDNLLRMEENPDVKYMILLGEVGGTEEYKVIEAVKSGKIKKPIIAWCIGTIAKHFSSGVQFGHAGASANAERETAEAKNAAMREAGIHVPNSFNDLPQMIHQVYTDLKKEGVISEIEEPEVRTIPKNRKPKNFICTISDDRGEEATYAGFPISSVATPDTGKGIGDVISLLWFKKQYPKWATDFIETVLKTVADHGPAVSGAHNAKVTARAGKSVVESLVTGLLTIGPRFGGAIDGAAKYFKYANDNNMTPQEFLAYMKKEGVPIPGIGHRIKSLRNPDKRVEGLKKFAKEYFPSTPLLDYALTVEQLTTSKKDNLILNVDGTIGILMVDMWRALGYSEQEIDEFIESGTLNSFFILGRTIGFIGHVLDEKRLAMPMYRHPFDDILYDVEKAEKIQ
- a CDS encoding anthranilate synthase, amidotransferase component; translation: MVLMIDNYDSFTYNIVQYCLELGAELKIIRNDEMSVEEIRRLKPEKIIISPGPATPDEAGVSLEVVETFHKDTPIFGICLGHQTIAQAFGAKVVRAKNLMHGKTSMMEVHIESPIFNSMPDTFTATRYHSLVVEKETLPERVVATAYSHDDHEIMALQIPGLHVYGVQFHPESIMSEHGHLMLDNFLKL
- a CDS encoding membrane protein, producing MIRIRVAVTLILTLHILVLLWVAWGLPIGPAEAKIFYADSGPVSYLMHLGKTLFPDSGFLDIRLPFLFIHLINLYLFYQLSLMLLKEEVSVIISVLIYLFLPGIVSSAVLASSTGMILALYQLFLILWLRGKRVAAMALLPLFVLIDRSSVVLYSALLLYALFRRERDFLAWVSLLFAFALWKYGFNVQGKPKNYFADTIGLYAAIFSPLLFLYFFYAMYRILLKGEKSIIWFVSFTVMLVSLLFSIRQKIPIQDFAPYVVVAVPLMVKLFFQTYRVRLPQFRRRYLYLAAAVLGMLALNTAVLLFHKPFFLLMKEPERHFAAPFYFPYWCAQALKSAGIENISVGKSDLAYQLRYYGIGSDNGYTLEEKRCKGCEKVSIRYRNRELKSCYVSKINSYQN